The following are from one region of the Littorina saxatilis isolate snail1 linkage group LG4, US_GU_Lsax_2.0, whole genome shotgun sequence genome:
- the LOC138963719 gene encoding fap1 adhesin-like, whose product MLRHPIHLAVTALHNHHPSARGSLSLLLIAQSAQVSWSQSEQVSWSQSVQVSWSQSVEVWWSQSVQVLWSQSVLVPWSQSVQVSWSQSVQVSWSQSVQVSWSQSVQVSWSQSVQVSWSQSVQVSWSQSVQVSWSQSVQVSWSQSVQVPWSQSVEVSWSQSVQVSWSQSHRCRV is encoded by the coding sequence ATGTTGCGCCACCCCATACATCTTGCTGTCACCGCCCTGCACAATCATCATCCTTCTGCTCGCGGCTCTCTGTCACTGCTATTGATTGCTCAGTCAGCACAGGTGTCGTGGTCACAGTCAGAACAGGTGTCGTGGTCACAGTCAGTACAGGTGTCGTGGTCACAGTCAGTAGAGGTGTGGTGGTCACAGTCAGTACAGGTGTTGTGGTCACAGTCAGTACTGGTGCCGTGGTCACAGTCAGTACAGGTGTCGTGGTCACAGTCAGTACAGGTGTCGTGGTCACAGTCAGTACAGGTGTCGTGGTCACAGTCAGTACAGGTGTCGTGGTCACAGTCAGTACAGGTGTCGTGGTCACAGTCAGTACAGGTGTCGTGGTCACAGTCAGTACAGGTGTCGTGGTCACAGTCAGTACAGGTGTCGTGGTCACAGTCAGTACAGGTGCCGTGGTCACAGTCAGTAGAGGTGTCGTGGTCACAGTCAGTACAGGTGTCGTGGTCACAGTCACACAGGTGTCGTGTTTAG
- the LOC138963720 gene encoding serine-aspartate repeat-containing protein C-like, giving the protein MCDCDHDTCTDCDHDTCSDCDHGTCTDCDHGTCTDCDHDTCTDCDHDTCTDCDHDTCTDCDHDTCTDCDHNTCTDCDHDTCTDCDHGTCTDCDHDTCTDCDHDTCAKHDTCTDCDHDTCIDCYHVTCAKHDTCVTVTTTPVLTVTTTPVLNTTPV; this is encoded by the coding sequence ATGTGTGACTGTGACCACGACACCTGTACTGATTGTGACCACGACACCTGTTCTGACTGTGACCACGGCACCTGTACTGACTGTGACCACGGCACCTGTACTGACTGTGACCACGACACCTGTACTGACTGTGACCACGACACCTGTACTGACTGTGACCACGACACCTGTACTGACTGTGACCACGACACCTGTACTGACTGTGACCACAACACCTGTACTGACTGTGACCACGACACCTGTACTGACTGTGACCACGGCACCTGTACTGATTGTGACCACGACACCTGTACTGACTGTGACCACGACACCTGTGCTAAACACGACACCTGTACTGACTGTGACCACGACACCTGTATTGACTGTTACCACGTCACCTGTGCTAAACACGACACCTGTGTGACTGTGACCACGACACCTGTACTGACTGTGACCACGACACCTGTGCTAAACACGACACCTGTGTGA